ATCTTCTTGCTGAAGTTCTTGTTGGCCTGTCATCTTAATGAGCATATGTCTTGCCCTTGTTTTGTCCAGCTCCAACTCGGgccctccatattctgaaagtagATCGGGCAATACACATTAATTTCTTTACCATCCTCTTTTCTGAGGTCGGATTCTCTCTTCATTATTCCGAATGGTCCTAGTCGGAGTCTGGCGGCTTCAAAATCGATCATCTCTCGTTGGATATGTCTTACAATCTCTGAGGCCTATCACTCTAAGGATAAGGAGCCTACTCCTTTTTGGAAGACCAATAAGTTCTGGAGGGGCCTCTTGTAggggcgtcaccaagcatctgcaGTGTAAGGCTGGTACTTGGTCGTCTTTATACACCTTTATTTTGCTCAATTGGGTCCACACGCTGATGCAGCGATGGGATGCAAGGTTCAGCAGGTGGTGGCCTCCTAACGTTACTTGAATGTTCAGAGTACTTTTTTCCCCACCTTAGGGACTGCTTTGGAACACTCTCTATGGTCTGTCTATGTCCTCACAATGACATGgatgagaaaaaatgttttttagttACTTATCATAAAATCCATTTCTCTTTgatttattgggggacatctcccATCCTTTTGATCATTTGTTGGCTAGTTTGGTTTTGCCTCTGGCCTGCTCATTGTGGGTTCACTCTGTTctaggccccccccccttcccccaagtgaacggaagagaaaaggatggagtaaaaaaaaataaaacattttttttgagtCCTCAGTATACATCGAGCAGTAATCGTTGTGAATAGTGATGTGTAAGTGGCCATTTAGCAATGGATTGTGCAGACTGTACTAATATTCTTGATTTCTATTAACAGGGGAAAGAATTTTGAAACTAGAGAAGCGTATAAGACGACATGGGGGGACAAAGATTCAGGCTCAGCAGATGTGGTCTCCAGGCAGCCCCAGCAGATGAATGGACAGCAGCAGAGCGGAGTCGGACAGAGCGGCGGATACATAAAGAGGTAATTATCACAGTACTGTAGTCACTGCTCAAGGAGACGGCATGATGGGTTCACTGTTAAAGACCCTTAtgccatattaaaggggttgtccaataatGGCAAAGATGGGAATAACCGCAGTAAGTGTTGGCCAGGGGTCGATGGACATAGTAGTTGTGGAAACAGAGAAGCTTCTATTCACTGCTGGTTGTTGCTATCATTAATAGACACTATGTAATGCCACATTTCCCAGTTGCATGGCAGTTGGCTAGCTGGATGCTGTCACCTGCTTATTGTTTCAGTAGCTGCCATATGGGTTGTCTgtggtgagagaacccctttaaacatgtgTAAAAACTATATAAAGTTCACCTAATATGATTCTTGCATTTTGAAAGATGCCACCTAGTGGAAGGGACGTTATGTAGGCAGAAATTGGGACTTTGTTTAACGTGTGCTTTTGTTCCTCAATTAATAATCTTGTGGTTTCTTCTAGGGTTACCAATGATGCCCGGGAGGATGAGATGGATGAAAATCTGCAGCAGGTTGGCAATATGCTAGGAAACTTGAAGCACATGGCTTTAGACATGGGCAACGAAATTGACAGCCAGAACAAAATGATTGACCGGATTAACGACAAGGTGAGTCCAGTCTAGGCtggtattaaaggagttgtccggttTTAGGAGGAAAGTTAACAACGCGTGTAATCCACCTGCAATAGAGAATAGATTGTTACTTGCCTGACAGCTCCCATGCTGCCACTCTGCttaattggctgcagcggtgacatcatgTCCACAACATGACTGTCACAACCAAagaggccattgattggctgcagttgTCCCATGTTGTCGACATGACATCGCTGCTGCAGCCAGGTAAACACTGCCCGGACAGGAGTCCTTGAGGTTGGATGAGGAATGGGGTCtgatgaaattatttttttttaattgattttcCAACCCTAAAAACCTCGGTGTGTCTTGGGTCCCTTTTATGAGAGTTTCACGCATTGGACTCAGTGTGTCAGCGACAGCACCTGTTCTTACCTCCCCAGTACTGACTGTCCGCATAGCGTTattaatttatgatgctatgtaactagggatgagcaaactttatATTTTGTAAGTTCGGGTTGTGGTATGTGGTAACTGAGTCCATAATGCAGTTCAGCATATACCACAACCCaaacacgaacttcaaaatatgaagtttgctcatccctatgtaacccttagaggtctggaatgtactgtataacactgacataatgctgtcagtgttatccaatacattccagacctctaacactgacagcattatgtcagtgttatattgtacattccagacctctaagggttacatagcattatattgatttatgatgctatgtgacccccagcAGTGCTGGGAGGCAGGTTGGGAGCTGCTGTATACTCGCACTGCGAGTCCGGAGGGTGGAACTtgctcatctgaaaggggccttattgtcaggtgcatcttatggtgCTGGAAATACAATATATCACCCTGTGCTTTGCAaggggtgaaatccacagcaccGCAGGTCCATTTACTCTGTTGATGAGATTTGCTAAAATCTCACCCACTTTGCTAGTACTGTGGCTTTTCTACATGCAATTCCGCAGCATATCTGCCATGTCTCAACACCCCATTAGGGGTTTTTTAACCTGTGGATGTGAATGTCTCCATTCAATGCCAACAAGAAGAGATCTTGAAACGCAAAGTATATTAAGAAGTTAAGACATTTTCAGTATGCAATAATCGTTCTGCAGGTAAGGTGAAAGGAAATatcaatttagattttttttttcttctatgttTTTGTCTTCTTTAGGTGATTGTTAATAAAGATCGCATTGATGAAGCCAACATAAAAGCCAAGAAACTGATTGAGTGAAAAATAGCGGCAAACTCTTCCCTTCAGTTCCTGTTTAAGCTGTTTAATTCTTTTACCGTGACGGCACAATATGAGAAGAGGTTTTAGGGAATGAAGCTGCCCTGTTGTCTTGTGCATTATGTATTCACAAAGATCCAACTCATCCACTTTCACTCATCTCAGTCTTGGAGAAATATTCCATCCCCACGTTGTATGAAATCCACGGCTGCACAACTGTTCTCATTGATTGTGGTTCCTACcatacaaatttatttatttttttccaagacaatgaaattttgagAATGTGTTTTCCTTTTGTGTTTGATAGCAGAGTAGCAAGGAAGTAACAATGTCTAATAATGGTAGATAAAGGCCACTGCATATAGTTCTGTACCCAAAAACTAAATGGGCACCAGTCAACCCAGTTACATTGTGCCTGTACTTATCAAGTCAGTGGAACTAAGCATTCCCATTTTAATTCCATAAATCAACCAAAGACGCTGTTTGCCCAATTAGCCATCAGGTAAGATAGAAAGGCTCTTAATATTGTGTGTGTGTCTTAAATCTGGGTACTGGGATTAATCCATGGAGGATGCATAAGGCCTCTTCACAGGGGCGTAACGTGGACACATTTTGGCATCTGTATTACAGCTGCAAATTCCGGCCTGACTAATGAGCTGAACCTGGGGCATCCTGGATCCCTATGAGGCTGTAAGTTTGGGTCACAACGGCCCTCAGTTGGGTTTGGAGTTGCACTTGCAATATGGACTCTAGGTAATGCTCCCACACTAGgactgtctgaatgagccctaattctaTATgccaaattacagtcaatgtaaaATGTACAGAgaagttttattatttttctttgccTGGTCAGTATTGGTTTTATGAAGAGGAGGGCCTGTCGGCATGAATTCTGTTAAAAATCCAAATCTTTAAATCTGTGATAACTGGCCATTCGTATGGGGGGCAGAGATATACTCGTACcacgttactgtgaacagttgtggcgcttttttttttttttttttttttttatatataaagaaagcagccatgggtATGTAGACGCCTGTTGAAGTATCCTCTGGTCTCTGCTGAATACATTCTGGACTGGCATTGAGGCACCGGCATAGGATTTATCCAGCAGAAATCAGACTCTTTTTACttcagctctttttttttttaaagtagtaattgTTGTGCACACTTTGCTGTTGCTGAAAAATCTAATATCCTACAGGCTTCTCTACGGGTGTCTTACTAATCTGTATAATCTTCAGGGGCTTACATTGTATGGTAAAAATCAGGCTGGAATGGCAGTGGAACTACCTCAGATACCAGACCGCTGGTAGGAAAACAGCTTTCCCAATTATAActaggccatctgtcagcagatctgtccctatgacaccggctgacctgttacatgtgcgctcggcagctaaaggcatctgtgttggtcccatgttcatatgtgcccgcagtgctgagaaagattATGTATtagtgtatgcaaatgagcctctaggagcaacgggggcgttaccattacacctagaggctctgctctctctgcaagctttaatttgattgacagggccaggtgtgatggtgTTTACACTGTAAGGGCCcgttcacacgtctgtagtgtattgtggatccgccatacacccggccagcacccccatagaactgcctataggACACATTCTATTACTTTCCGGAGCCACGCTCCGGACagcgcactgtgtgctgtccgcatccattcctgccccatagagattgaatgggtctgcacccattctgtggacgtgtgaatggaccctcagtcTAAGTGCAGAGGAGGCGGCAGTTGCAAAGAGACCAGAGCCTcgaggagtaatggcaacgcacccaattgcatatattacaacattaatcaaacataatttttctcagcaatgcggccacatatgaacatgggaccaacacagatgccttcagctgccaagcgcacatggaacaggtcagccagtgtcatagggacagatgccctttaagaagcactctggagaaaaaaattaattgttTAACTCGGTCCATTAGTAGTGCTGTTAGCTTTCCTACCTGATTTTATCTGCTCCATTCTGCCATTATCACGTGCCTTAGACTGCATAAATCCTACAGCAGCGATTCGCAACCTTcatcactccagctgctgtgaaactacaactcccagcatgcacacttactttgCTGTTTTCTTAACTCCCATAGAAGGAAAGgatgattctgggagttgtagtttcagaacaactggaagttgctgacccctgtccGCAGCTTACATTTGGACTGGTAGTCAGTCTTTCTATACGTTACTGGGAGACTCTGACTTCCGCTGCATACAGACGCTGTAGGATTTGTACAGCCCGATTACAGGAATGGCACTGACAACTCAGGAATAAAGAAAtagataagaaagaaaaaaactgcgCCACTCTTGTTCagaggctgtgcctggtattgcacctGCTTATTAGCCACCACTGAGTCGATCTCCCCAACACACCAAATATGATCTCACTGCTGTGCcttggtttttttttatttcccattAGAGCTGGCGATTCATGTTGTATGTATACTGTCATTATTCCCACTGTGAGTACAAGCACTAGGAATGTAAGTGTTAGACTTTCTCATAAGGAACTTTATTCCGGCCAGAACATAGATAGCAGCAGTGCCTGGTCATAGGGGTTGTCCTAAATAATAAACACACCACCTCCTGTTCTGTCCACAGCTCCTATGCTGCCCTGACTGacgccatggtaacagactacagaaAACCTTTGTGGAGTCTGATTATGCAGTCGCAATCCATTTATGCCCTAGTTCTTGCCAATATCCCAAATTGCATGGATGTAAGAGTATAATGACAGGATCAACGTTCAGTTCCATAGGAGCTGTAGACAGAACTTTACTGGAGGTGGAAACTGAACCCTTTAGTTTAGGGGCAATTGGCTTACATTCTGGAACTACTTGCCCCTCCAGTTCAGAGGAGTCTGTCcctaggaaattcactgttacaccagacactgtcttgtagggctagctcaggtgAATGTAATATTACCTCTCACTTAGCGATCCGTTACTACATTCTGGAGAATAGGACttgtaatccatatgcaaataagcagcTAAGTGCACTAAGGGCGGGCCCAAGTCACTCTGTGCAACCTTACTCCTCTGGCAGCCCATCCCTATTTCTTGATCGACAGACCCAGGGTCCTGCATAATCATctcacctgaccctgtcaattaGGAAGTAGGAGGAGCCAGGGTGCACAAGACTTGGTCCCGTCCTCAGTGCTCTTACCTGGTTATTTGCACATGGattaaaagttgttgttttttccccAGAATGTAATGGATCAGTTAATGAAAAGGTAtccgctagccctacaaggcaatgTGTCTGGTTTATTTGTGTATTTCCTGGTGCTATACTCCCtttaatcttggacaacccctttaacctctagcACAGCGTGCAAGATTTGGTCAAGAATGTATGTTTTGTATAAAACCGCATCGGCGTTGTATGTGGAGTTGTCCTCCATGTTGATTTTGTATTTATGTCTTTACGAACATAACACATCACAAATGTGCCTTCCCGTTTTCTTctgaaaatgtttttaaagtgcTAACCTTCAATAAATGTAGCTGTGAAGAATCGGCTGTGAGAATTCCTGACTAAGGGTAGTTTcagactagcggcaggggactccggcgggtgaacagcctgtctgatctgttctgccgctagttcatgtgtgcccccccccggactgctgctccgtccccattgactataatgggggcggagttccggtggcagcacggcagcgcatgccgagaggcggccggactaaaagtaccgcATGTTGGACTTTTTTCtccagtctaaaaaaaaaaaatgatctcgGATGAAAATGTCTCCAactgatgccaaatgtgcatttaCTCATACACAGGAtctgttttattatttttctgttcttcagaTGGATCAGAAaaataacagtgatgtgaactctccctgaggcacttttcctttacaccacttttgataaatctccccctttgagcGCAATGCTACATGTACCCCGTATGCTGCTCGGGAGGCCCCCCCCAGTCACCCTTTTACATGAAAGTCTGTCCATAAAAGTCTAATGTTGAACACATTATATTTGACATGAGACATTAGCTAAAAAAGAAAAGTGTACATTTAGTAAAAGTGTAGATGATTATTAGATTACAATCTGATAAAATGCTAAATTAAATCCCTGAAATAAAAATCGCGTGTAGTAAGTTGAGTCAGCTGTAGCTAATAGCATTTCTATCCATAGGGTGGGCCTGCTTCCACTTTAAGTCACTTGGGGGAGGGTGACGCCCGCCCAATGCAGTAACATTATAAACTCAACAATTCTGCATCCCGGCTGTACCGCAATCAGTGTCCCTGCCTGTGGTTCCAGTCCGCACGTAGTCATCAATGGCTCCCACCTGCCCATGCTGTTACTGGGTCGGAGTTCTCTATAGCTGATGTAAGAAGCTGTGAGGCCCGGACACAGGCCCTATATTCAGTGCTCAACCCGACAAACGGGCGAGGAAGTTGCCGCAACTAATGCTTCAATAAGTGCTGCTCATCACACAAACTTCTTCCGTGTGGCCGTGAACCGCTCCatgtactgcaaaaaaaaaaaaaaatacatgcagATCAGCGGGTTTATCCAGGTAAACGTACACTGGTGCATATTACTAGACACTTCAATGCAGACAAGGGAATGGTACTGTAATAGTGAGATACTGGGTATTTCAGCTGAGATAGTTAAAGTGGTTTCCCATCTCAACATCTGTGTCATATCCCTAGGATGTGCCACAAATgtccgataggtgcaggtcccacaccCATCTCCAGAACAGGGTCCCTAAAGTGAACGTGAGTGCACAGCgttccctccattcactgctgtagAATGTGCTCCGCTATTTCTGGAAatcccatagcagtaaatggacAAGAAGCTGCAAAAGTGCTGCCACCTCTCCGTTCTCCATGGGACTACCTGACACAGCCATTTATAACCTACCACGATCCCATACACAGTATTTGCTATTAGAGGCAAAATCTGACCCATAATGTGGTTAGATACATACAAAGCCATTATGTGCATGAAGGTGGGTACAATATGTCTAAGCAAGTAATAGCTAATGTGTCTCCATCACCCAACTATGCCCAATTTAAAGGGGATTGCCTGTTTGATCTCTGCTTGTGAGAATGGTCACTGTTCCGTAAGTACCAGCAGTGTGAGGAAGACCAGAGGTGCAGaggaaaaaaaacatcattttcagtTTAAATGTGAAACAATTGAGTAATGTCGCACTAAAATGGGGTGGAGAACCACGTAGAGGTGCACCCACTAatcagacaacacccagtctgaaaaTGGTGAATAATATAAGtaatggaagtggggcacactctaaaagtatagggatctttaatgacaatatagataataacaatacataataTCAGCAAGTATAAAATTGGATATGAAACAGCAGATAAAAATGGTACCGACAATAAAATGGATAGTTATAAAAGGATATACACTACAGctatataaaatacattaaatcAGACAATATATTTAATAGATATAGATCCCAATAATAATTATACGGATGTGTGCGTTGGATTCAAATATTCAATATAATAGATAGTTCACTGGTTGTATTTTATGTTCCATATAGGATTTAAGCAGTAATATGGGTTATCCTCTCCCGTAGACAGTCCTCTATCACCACTATATATCAATAATCAAAGTCTCAGGCATATGCAGCTTAACTGTTTGGCTGTACAACAGTCAGGCTGTTCatacgcacagcggcgtcccgctgtattttgATTATGGAGCGATCGCTTGTTGGAGATATGCAAGTGCTTACCCGAGGGTCTTTAGGTGGTGGATCGTGGGCTCTCGACTCGGTAAGTCCGTCCTGTCTCCGGTCTCAAGAGCTAGTAACCAGATTTAAACTTTGGCGCCAgtgaggtttgtttgctccacgtgGTGTAGTTACCTCTCGTATAATAGCAGTGGCTCACTTCGGCACCTCGCTGGTTAAAAGGCAGTTTGTCCAGGCTGCAAGTCTGAGGAAGCCTGGACAAACTGCCTTTTAACCAGCGAGGTGCCGAAGTGAGCCACTGCTATTATACGAGAGGTAACTACACcacgtggagcaaacaaacctcacTGGCGCCAAAGTTTAAATCTGGTTACTAGCTCTTGAGACCGGAGACAGGACGGACTTACCGAGTCGAGAGCCCACGATCCACCACCTAAAGACCCTCGGGTAAGCACTTGCATATCTCCAACAAGCGATCGCTCCATATtccaaatacagcgggacgccgctgtgcgtatGAACAGCCTGACTGTTGTACAGCCAAACAGTTAAGCTGCATATGCCTGAGACTTTGGGACTTTGATTATTGATATATAGTGGTGATAGAGGACTGTCTACGGGAGAGGATAACCTATATTACTGCTTAAATCCTATATGGAACATAAAATACAACCAGTGAACTATCTATTATATTGAATATTTGAATCCAACGCACACATCCGTATAATTATTATTGGGATCTATATCTATTAAATATATTGTCTgatttaatgtattttatatagCTGTAGTGTATATCCTTTTATAACTATCCATTTTATTGTCGGTACCATTTTTATCTGCTGTTTCATATCCAATTTTATACTTGCTGAtattatgtattgttattatctatattgtcattaaagatccctatacttttagagtgtgccccacttccattaCTTTTATTTTCAGTTTAAAGCATGTGGTTTTGGCCAAAGTTATACTTAACTTGGGCAACCACTTTAAagtggttctctgggaattaataaAACAACATCACTTAACATACCTAAATACTACTTTATAATAAACACATTCCCAAATAGCATTTATCTCATACTAGCAGGATGACCCGGCCTCACACGAATATATTTCCAGTATTTTATCTTCTTTTTTGAGGTTAAAAGAAGTCCACAGTgttccctataacagtgacctctacagcacacctcccccttaatagtaacctctacagcatcccatccccttaactttgacctccacagcatcccatccctttaacagtgacctatccaGCCCTATGCCCCCataagtgttctccacagcggccCATTCACTTAAAACTGACCCTccccacagcatcctgccccttaactttgacctccacAGAACCTCACCCCTCTTTATACTGACCAACACAGTGGCTTGCCCCTTAATCAccccacaatgccttgcccccttaaaagtaacctccacagtgctccacccccttaacattgacctccacagcagcctgcccccataacattgacatGCACAGGGCCCCTCCACACTGCAACACACCACCTTAATATAAGTACCCCAtccccttaaaatgtgacatatgccaaatttggtgcagatcggTTCAGTCGTTTGGCCGTCCATAAAGAACAGACATATAACGTACACGGgccagcatctgtgttttgcggatccgcagaacactacGGTCATCTGAATAAGTTCTTTATGTGcggccaaacgactggaccgatctgcaccaaatttgCCATATAGATACATCGGGTGGGTAACATTTtataccaggtctcagctctcaaaGACGTACCGTCCCTGATATTcccccaaaaatgcaaatatggcaccatcacatgacccttatcagccaatagaagctcacaggtccttcagtctcAACATACAAAGAGTTTTACAacgggtttccataacaacccaaccTTTTTTTATTCACTGCTGTAAGTTACCTTTAAAAGggacagggcactgtggatgacactgtaaagGGAGTGGTGTGGAGGTCACAGGTAAGAGGACGGTCCGCGTtatggggcggggtgctgtagaggtcacattttaaggttatggagcgctgtggaggtcacttaagggggctggttattgtggaaatcacttaaGGAGatgaggtactgtggaggtcattgttaaaggggcgggcactgtggaggtctctattaagggggcagagaacagtggaggtgactgttaaggtcacagttaagggggcgggcagatatggaggtcaatgttaagggacgGGGTGCTgttgagatcactgttaagggggacacTGAATATCTTTGAACCACTTGCAAAAACATTTAATTAAATAgtcgaaatatacccgtgcaaagccgcttATTCTGCTagttatttataatggcttgttttctctaGGGGGTGGTCATCAGGTTAAATACGATTGCTGCTGGCCTGTTCACACAAACAAAACCCATCTGACTCTTGCAGCAGGACAGAAGATGTCatcagctgtgcataggaaggtaaTTTATGAgagtagaaggttggaggagtgtttaaactagagaCTGGGGACGACGacgaattacattataggaggggaagatagtgcagatagagaccgggggcaaggtagtgggactagaacagttcagaaggaaaggtgtagggcaaaaaatatacataaacctctcaaatgtatgtatactaatgccagaagcccgactactaaaactggggaactggaattagtgatgtgtgaggaggactatgacatagtgggaataactgagacatggcggcatgatagctatgactgggcggttaatgtacaaggttacagtctgtttagaaaggatagtcaaaaccggagagggggaggggtctgcctttatgtaaagtcctgtctaaagcccacagtccgagaagatataagggagggacatgaacatgtgaagtcactgtgggtagaaatacatggaggtaataataaattactaataggagtttactataaaccacttaaTATACTaaaagtccacagaaaatctactactaaactagATAGACAatgtggcaaatcataatgaggtggttattatgggggacttcaactacccagatatagactgggaaactgaaacctgtacatctcataaaggaaacaggttcttggcaataactaaagacaattatctctcccaactggttcaggacccaactagagggacgaCCATACTGGActaagtattaaccaataggcctgacagaacaacagacgtgcaggttggtggacacctgggaaatagtgaccataaagtaataaccttctaattatcattcaaaagcacgtttctacagggaggaacaaaaataccaaacttcaaaaacgcTAAATTTAAGCAACTAAGAGAggacataggcctaactaactgggacaaagtcctcaaaaataaaaatacagacacaaaatgggatatctttaaaagcatcctaaaatctcattgtgagaggtacataccgtctgggaataaaaggttaaggaacaaaaagaaaccaatgtggataaatagaactgtaaagaaagcaataaatgacaaaaagaaagcatctaaaatcactaaaacaggagggtagcatggaaaaactataaggaaaaaaatagaacatggaaaaaacaaataaaagcagccaaactagagaccgagagattaattgccaaagagagtaaactaaccctaaaatgttcttcaattgtataaatctgaaggtgtcggccctttaaagagtaatgaggggggagtcgcagagagcgacgaggagaaagcaaagctgttaaatatttttttctccaatgtattcactgaggaaaataaactgtcagatgaaatgctgaatgtaaaaataaattccccattaaaagtgtcctgtctgacccaggaagaagtacaacagcgaattaaaaagattaaaatagacaaatcgccaggaccagatggcatacaccccccgtATCctcagagaattaagtaatgtcatagccagacccttatttttgatatttgcggactctatactgacagggaatgtcccacaggattggcgcatagcaaatgtggtgccaatattcaaaaagggtccaaaaacagagcctggaaactataggccggtaagtttaacatctgttgtgggtaaactgttagaaaaccttcaaagagATGCCACATCGGAaaaaagcaaataacgccatatcagcatggcttcatgagggatcggtcatgccaaactaatttaaatcagtttctatgaggaagtaagttctagacttgacagcggcgaatcaatggatgtcgtatatctggacttctccaaagcatttgacactgtaccacataaaaggttagtatataaaatgagaatgctcggactgggagaaaacgtctgtatgtgggtaagtaactggctgagggatagaaaacagagggtggttattaacggtacacactcagattgggtcactgtcactagtggggtacctcaggggtcagtattgggccctattctcttcaatatatttattaatgatcttgtagaaggcttgcatagtaaaatatcaattttcgcagatgacactaaactgtgtaaagtaataaacactgaagaggacagtatactactacagagggatctggatagattggaggcttgggcagagaagtggcagatgaggtttaaagggcttctgtcaccccactaaaccaatttttttttttttgtgtacttacaaTGCCTAtcctgccatacattatgttattaatcattttcgttaagtagattagcatatcataaaagtatgtttttttgctaaatctactgaacgaaaatgattaataacaatgTATGGCAAGATAGGGATTataattacacaaaaaaaaaaaaaagtttagtggggtgacaagccctttaacactgacaaa
The sequence above is drawn from the Bufo bufo chromosome 11, aBufBuf1.1, whole genome shotgun sequence genome and encodes:
- the SNAP23 gene encoding synaptosomal-associated protein 23, whose product is MEDDMNIEGIQLQANQVTDESLESTRRMLTLVEQSQDAGVKTLTMLDEQGEQLKRVEEGLDQINKDMREAEKNLTELNKCCGLCVCPGKRGKNFETREAYKTTWGDKDSGSADVVSRQPQQMNGQQQSGVGQSGGYIKRVTNDAREDEMDENLQQVGNMLGNLKHMALDMGNEIDSQNKMIDRINDKVIVNKDRIDEANIKAKKLIE